A window from Pirellulales bacterium encodes these proteins:
- a CDS encoding ankyrin repeat domain-containing protein encodes MNTLLSAILKDDPSQVKDLLKADRALATGTIGEPKLYKSEIFHWIYVGDTALHLAAAGYRVEIVRLLLAAGADPNAAVNHRRSGPLHYAADGYINGPAWNEKRQVKTLECLLEAGGQVNAQDKNGASALHRAVRTRCAAAVQFLLEAAADPVLRNKSGSMPFHLAVQTTGRGGSGTEESKAAQQQIINVFLSLRLSTGLKDGKGKTVLQCGQSDWVKRLLTTGAAAAD; translated from the coding sequence ATGAACACGTTGCTATCTGCGATCCTCAAAGATGATCCGTCCCAGGTGAAGGACCTGCTGAAGGCGGATCGCGCACTGGCAACCGGCACCATCGGTGAACCCAAGCTCTACAAATCCGAGATCTTTCACTGGATTTACGTCGGGGACACCGCGCTGCACCTGGCTGCCGCCGGCTATCGGGTGGAAATCGTTCGATTGCTGCTCGCGGCCGGGGCCGATCCTAACGCGGCCGTGAATCATCGTCGCAGCGGCCCATTGCACTATGCCGCGGATGGCTACATAAACGGCCCCGCATGGAACGAGAAGCGGCAAGTAAAAACCCTCGAATGTCTGCTGGAAGCAGGCGGCCAGGTAAATGCCCAAGACAAGAATGGCGCCTCAGCTTTGCACCGTGCCGTCCGGACTCGCTGTGCCGCCGCCGTACAATTCCTGCTGGAAGCGGCCGCCGATCCGGTGTTGAGAAACAAGTCCGGGTCCATGCCGTTTCATCTGGCAGTGCAGACCACCGGCCGTGGCGGCAGCGGAACCGAAGAGTCGAAAGCGGCGCAACAACAGATCATCAACGTGTTTCTATCGTTGAGATTAAGCACGGGACTCAAGGACGGAAAAGGAAAAACCGTGTTGCAATGCGGCCAAAGCGACTGGGTGAAACGATTGTTAACCACTGGCGCCGCTGCGGCAGATTAG
- a CDS encoding anti-sigma factor gives MDCRESQQLLHGYFDGELDLLHSLEMERHLKECGACKSGYEQQQALRSAINGSSLYYRAPAALREQFRSKQPSIKPPQHAWNRRLLPIASLATAAALFVAATWLIDRSWRSDATDAVVDQVVASHVRSLLVDHVADVASSDRHQVKPWFNGKLDYSPEVNDFAEEGFPLMGGRLDYVNHRPVAALVYGRRKHVINLFCWPMSDNHSISLQLLERQGYHLVHWTKSGLEFWAMSDLNADELQQFAQLVQAAGTEPSAD, from the coding sequence GTGGATTGTCGCGAGTCTCAACAACTATTGCACGGCTACTTTGACGGCGAGTTGGATTTGCTCCACAGCCTGGAGATGGAACGACATCTCAAAGAGTGCGGAGCGTGTAAGTCTGGTTACGAACAGCAGCAGGCGTTGCGCTCGGCGATTAACGGCAGTTCGCTTTACTACCGCGCGCCGGCCGCATTGCGCGAGCAATTTCGAAGCAAGCAGCCTTCCATTAAGCCGCCGCAGCATGCATGGAATCGTAGGCTGCTTCCGATAGCCAGCTTGGCGACGGCCGCCGCGCTATTTGTGGCAGCGACATGGCTCATCGACCGAAGTTGGCGGAGCGATGCGACCGATGCCGTGGTCGATCAAGTAGTGGCCAGCCATGTGCGTTCGCTGCTGGTGGACCATGTGGCCGACGTGGCTTCCTCGGACCGGCATCAGGTGAAGCCCTGGTTTAATGGAAAGCTTGACTATTCGCCCGAGGTGAACGATTTTGCAGAGGAAGGCTTTCCGTTGATGGGCGGACGCCTGGATTATGTGAACCATCGGCCGGTCGCCGCGCTAGTCTACGGACGACGAAAGCATGTGATCAACCTGTTCTGCTGGCCGATGAGCGACAACCACAGTATCTCTTTGCAGCTGCTCGAGCGGCAGGGCTATCACCTGGTTCATTGGACGAAATCTGGCCTGGAGTTTTGGGCCATGTCGGATCTCAATGCGGATGAATTGCAGCAGTTCGCGCAACTGGTGCAGGCCGCCGGTACCGAACCTAGCGCGGACTAG
- a CDS encoding sigma-70 family RNA polymerase sigma factor, translated as MHDRQRASFEEAVLPHLDAVYNLARWLTRNESDADDVVQEALLRAFRFFDNVRGRNCRAWLLTIVRNTCYTWLHANRAGEPTVPFDEEKHSTETGSTSPDAALVANVDRDLLRQAIEELPTEFREVLVLREFEGMAYKEIAGIAGIPVGTVMSRLGRARGRLQECLAARIGKES; from the coding sequence TTGCACGACAGACAGCGCGCCAGCTTTGAAGAAGCGGTCTTGCCACATCTCGACGCCGTATACAACTTGGCGCGCTGGTTGACGCGTAACGAGTCGGATGCGGACGATGTAGTGCAAGAGGCATTGCTGCGCGCCTTTCGCTTCTTCGATAACGTTCGCGGGCGCAATTGCCGCGCCTGGCTGCTGACCATCGTCCGCAATACGTGTTACACGTGGCTGCACGCGAACCGCGCGGGAGAGCCCACAGTTCCTTTCGACGAAGAGAAGCACAGCACCGAAACCGGAAGCACCAGTCCCGACGCCGCGCTAGTGGCCAACGTCGATCGAGACTTGTTGCGACAAGCGATAGAAGAGCTGCCCACGGAATTCCGTGAGGTTTTGGTGCTCAGAGAATTCGAAGGCATGGCGTACAAAGAGATCGCCGGGATTGCGGGCATTCCGGTCGGAACCGTGATGTCGCGTCTGGGACGCGCCCGAGGGCGACTGCAAGAATGCCTGGCCGCACGAATCGGGAAGGAGTCGTAA
- a CDS encoding metallophosphoesterase gives MTDQMKSSLQNDGVDRRGFLECMAWAGTGLLWTLNGGLPTGRAFGRESTGAGPNDFSFVQISDSHIGFGKAPNKDVVGTLQAAVAKINSLPQRPAFVLHTGDLTHLAKPEEFDTVAEVLKGVNAKVLYVPGEHDFDADDNKLYLERFGKHTMGSGWYSFDYKGVHFVALVNVANAKSGSTSSLGQIGQAQLQWLSKDLAGISSSKPVVVFAHVPLWAVYEKWGWGTADAAQALALLKRFGSVTILNGHIHQIMQKVEGRVVFHTARSTAFPQSEPGKGSPGPMRDLPADQLRGALGVTIVGYVENHGPLAVADPTLAS, from the coding sequence ATGACCGACCAAATGAAGAGCTCGTTGCAGAATGACGGCGTCGATCGACGAGGTTTTTTGGAGTGCATGGCCTGGGCCGGCACCGGTCTGCTTTGGACGTTGAACGGCGGCCTGCCCACTGGCCGGGCCTTCGGCCGCGAGTCAACGGGCGCCGGCCCGAACGACTTCTCGTTCGTCCAGATCAGCGATAGCCACATCGGATTCGGCAAGGCGCCAAACAAGGACGTGGTCGGCACGCTGCAGGCGGCCGTCGCCAAGATCAACTCCCTGCCGCAACGGCCAGCGTTCGTCCTGCACACGGGCGACCTGACGCACCTGGCCAAGCCCGAGGAATTCGACACCGTCGCTGAGGTGCTTAAAGGCGTCAACGCAAAGGTACTGTATGTGCCCGGCGAGCACGACTTCGACGCCGACGACAACAAGCTTTACCTCGAGCGCTTCGGCAAGCACACGATGGGGTCCGGGTGGTACAGCTTCGATTACAAAGGCGTCCACTTCGTCGCTCTGGTGAACGTTGCGAACGCCAAATCGGGCAGCACGTCGAGCTTGGGTCAAATCGGCCAAGCGCAACTGCAATGGCTTTCCAAGGACCTTGCCGGCATATCCAGCAGCAAGCCTGTCGTCGTCTTCGCTCACGTCCCGTTGTGGGCGGTGTACGAGAAGTGGGGTTGGGGAACGGCAGACGCCGCGCAAGCGCTTGCATTGCTCAAGCGTTTTGGTTCCGTGACCATCCTCAACGGTCACATTCATCAGATTATGCAAAAGGTCGAAGGTCGTGTTGTATTTCACACGGCCCGTTCGACCGCTTTCCCGCAGAGTGAGCCTGGCAAGGGTTCTCCGGGGCCGATGCGCGACCTGCCTGCCGACCAGTTGCGCGGCGCACTGGGCGTGACAATCGTCGGATATGTCGAAAACCACGGCCCCTTGGCGGTTGCTGATCCCACGCTGGCATCGTGA
- a CDS encoding BlaI/MecI/CopY family transcriptional regulator: MPKNRDIPALSDAQLEIMNVVWDQQECPVSDVWKLLHERRGVSRNTVHTLMVRLEEKGWLSHREVNGAFLYRAAVSREVTQQRSVENLVETVFNGSAEGLVLALLGGGSLTKSEASRIRQLIDNAKLRKS, encoded by the coding sequence GTGCCAAAAAATCGCGATATCCCCGCGCTCTCCGACGCGCAATTGGAAATCATGAACGTCGTGTGGGACCAGCAGGAGTGCCCCGTATCTGACGTTTGGAAGTTATTGCACGAGCGTCGCGGCGTAAGCCGCAACACGGTCCATACGCTGATGGTTCGGCTGGAAGAGAAGGGCTGGCTGTCGCACCGCGAAGTCAATGGTGCGTTTTTGTACCGCGCCGCCGTCTCTCGCGAAGTGACCCAACAGCGCTCTGTCGAGAACCTGGTCGAGACCGTCTTTAACGGCTCGGCCGAAGGTCTGGTGTTGGCCTTGCTGGGGGGCGGTAGCCTGACGAAATCCGAGGCCTCCCGCATTCGGCAATTGATCGACAATGCGAAATTGAGGAAGTCATGA